A window of Roseovarius sp. THAF27 contains these coding sequences:
- a CDS encoding TetR/AcrR family transcriptional regulator has translation MTEMMRRISAGLEQAFAARGFAEPSVEDLRDAAGVSLRTLYKYTPSRADMVLAALENRHQRYLSHVFDRLPESPDEATEAILARVGTWMATETSHGCLFHAAVAADPNSLPLRALLERHKAEVASCAAEATGLGVAETELLVIIEGLTQAWPLRGDAAIEAAKRLAQALRAALG, from the coding sequence ATGACGGAGATGATGCGCAGGATATCTGCCGGTCTGGAACAGGCCTTTGCCGCCCGCGGTTTTGCCGAGCCCTCGGTCGAGGATTTGCGCGACGCTGCCGGCGTCAGCCTGCGCACGCTCTACAAGTACACGCCCTCGCGGGCCGACATGGTGCTGGCGGCGCTGGAAAACCGGCATCAGCGCTACCTCTCGCATGTCTTCGACAGGCTGCCTGAGAGCCCGGACGAAGCGACGGAGGCCATTCTGGCCCGCGTCGGCACCTGGATGGCGACCGAGACCTCGCATGGCTGCCTGTTTCATGCCGCCGTGGCTGCCGACCCGAACAGCCTGCCCCTGCGCGCCCTTCTGGAACGCCACAAAGCCGAGGTCGCGTCCTGCGCGGCCGAGGCGACCGGTCTTGGTGTGGCCGAGACCGAACTGCTCGTGATCATCGAGGGCCTGACCCAGGCCTGGCCTTTGCGCGGCGACGCCGCGATCGAGGCCGCCAAGCGCCTGGCGCAGGCGCTGCGGGCCGCGCTCGGGTAG